A region of Coccinella septempunctata chromosome 5, icCocSept1.1, whole genome shotgun sequence DNA encodes the following proteins:
- the LOC123314532 gene encoding nuclear transcription factor Y subunit beta isoform X2: MEKQEIVEDIGNSYTLSDQYMIQVEDMEDDQDQITAENTDDSNHDGGDKIGAPLREQDRFLPIANVAKIMKKAIPETGKIAKDARECVQECVSEFISFITSEASDRCYLEKRKTINGEDILFAMSALGFDNYVEPLKIYLQKYREAAKIDKGPGEIIYEESVEDGYKTAVPSGIIASENSGAETVIYTYQDNIHQFQLA, translated from the exons ATGGAGAAACAAGAGATCGTTGAAGATATCGGTAATTCCTACACTCTTTCTGATCAATACATGATTCAAGTAGAGGATATGGAAG ATGATCAGGACCAGATCACTGCAGAAAATACAGATGATTCCAATCACGACGGCGGTGATAAAATAGGTGCGCCTCTTAGAGAGCAGGATAGATTTCTGCCAATTGCAAATGTAgctaaaataatgaaaaaagccATTCCTGAAACAGGAAAG ATTGCGAAAGATGCAAGAGAGTGTGTGCAAGAGTGCGTTTCAGAGTTCATTAGTTTCATAACGAGCGAAGCTAGTGATCGTTGCTACTTGGAAAAAAGGAAAACTATAAATGGAGAGGATATACTGTTTGCTATGAGTGCACTTGGCTTTGATAACTATGTGGAACCTTTAAAGATATATCTTCAAAAATATAGAGAG GCTGCTAAAATTGATAAAGGACCAGGTGAAATAATTTATGAAGAATCTGTTGAAGATGGATATA agACAGCTGTACCCAGTGGTATAATAGCATCAGAAAACTCTGGCGCAGAAACGGTAATATACACGTATCAAGATAACATTCATCAATTTCAGTTGGCCTAA
- the LOC123314518 gene encoding MORN repeat-containing protein 3-like, whose translation MPFLKDRSKVKQSRSERLDLETSRQGLRHKIFNTLGDMYVGEWDYNKKQGKGALLARFGKLYEGDFYKGRREGFGVLSTFMPETNTFTLEYRGDWKGGHMHGKGLRIYPDGSFYQGNFKCGKRSGQGQLWNKDCSFYDGDWLNDKFHGEGMFIFPNGNRYEGEWENGLKHGKGRYFHLDSGQLQEGVWFEDMCVYSTITDIPYRQCSISPSKYPINHIQLQDPEDLCQKQEILALEGTGNVCDYSEESVLNIKSSDRILT comes from the exons ATGCCATTTTTAAAGGATCGGAGCAAAGTGAAGCAATCGAGGTCCGAAAGACTGGACTTGGAAACAAGCAGACAGGGGCTCCGCCATAAGATTTTCAATACCCTTGGCGATATGTATGTTGGAGAATGGGACTACAACAAGAAACAAG gaaaaGGTGCACTTTTGGCTAGATTCGGCAAGCTATATGAGGGAGATTTCTACAAAGGTCGTAGGGAAGGATTTGGGGTATTATCGACTTTTATGCCAGAAACAAACACTTTTACCTTGGAATACAGGGGTGATTGGAAAGGTGGCCATATGCACGGGAAAGGCTTACGAATATACCCAGACGGTAGTTTTTATCAGGGAAATTTCAAGTGTGGCAAACGTAGCGGTCAAGGGCAATTGTGGAATAAGGATTGTTCTTTTTACGATG GCGACTGGTTGAATGATAAATTTCATGGCGAAGGCATGTTCATATTTCCAAACGGCAACCGTTATGAGGGTGAGTGGGAAAATGGGTTGAAACACGGTAAAGGTAGATACTTTCACCTAGACAGCGGGCAGCTGCAGGAAGGCGTTTGGTTTGAAGATATGTGCGTTTACAGCACCATAACCGACATCCCCTACAGGCAGTGCAGTATATCGCCTTCCAAGTACCCTATAAATCAT ATCCAACTTCAAGATCCTGAAGATTTATGCCAGAAACAAGAAATACTAGCTTTGGAAGGAACCGGAAATGTTTGTGACTACTCAGAAGAATCTGTTCTGAATATAAAAAGTAGTGACAGAATATTGACatga
- the LOC123314532 gene encoding transcriptional activator HAP3 isoform X1 translates to MEKQEIVEDIGNSYTLSDQYMIQVEDMEDDQDQITAENTDDSNHDGGDKIGAPLREQDRFLPIANVAKIMKKAIPETGKVNSKIAKDARECVQECVSEFISFITSEASDRCYLEKRKTINGEDILFAMSALGFDNYVEPLKIYLQKYREAAKIDKGPGEIIYEESVEDGYKTAVPSGIIASENSGAETVIYTYQDNIHQFQLA, encoded by the exons ATGGAGAAACAAGAGATCGTTGAAGATATCGGTAATTCCTACACTCTTTCTGATCAATACATGATTCAAGTAGAGGATATGGAAG ATGATCAGGACCAGATCACTGCAGAAAATACAGATGATTCCAATCACGACGGCGGTGATAAAATAGGTGCGCCTCTTAGAGAGCAGGATAGATTTCTGCCAATTGCAAATGTAgctaaaataatgaaaaaagccATTCCTGAAACAGGAAAGGTAAATAGCAAA ATTGCGAAAGATGCAAGAGAGTGTGTGCAAGAGTGCGTTTCAGAGTTCATTAGTTTCATAACGAGCGAAGCTAGTGATCGTTGCTACTTGGAAAAAAGGAAAACTATAAATGGAGAGGATATACTGTTTGCTATGAGTGCACTTGGCTTTGATAACTATGTGGAACCTTTAAAGATATATCTTCAAAAATATAGAGAG GCTGCTAAAATTGATAAAGGACCAGGTGAAATAATTTATGAAGAATCTGTTGAAGATGGATATA agACAGCTGTACCCAGTGGTATAATAGCATCAGAAAACTCTGGCGCAGAAACGGTAATATACACGTATCAAGATAACATTCATCAATTTCAGTTGGCCTAA
- the LOC123314524 gene encoding armadillo repeat-containing protein gudu-like — protein MTTFTLRTPSSSSDEDLLTKLQTKEVTIDDRTDSEEHETSSSSSEEEIEYTRPSFSVPPEYWHIQKLVKFLKTGNQAATTVALCCLRDHDLTHEVHQFAIQDCGGIEVLVNLLETKDLECKLGTLTLLVEMAQSETMRKCLVDLGCVPLLVKNLLEPAADLKILVGEVMHHLGFVPKARKDVRHYDGLPLLVDLLDVDAKVLRTQSKDLAADEAETVRLARSAARALWSMSKSKKNMHIMMKSGCVALMAKLLGCVHTEVMIPILGALSQCVVLPAFQMAVCTERMVDDIVKNLYEGNSSVQRYCCETIFYAAEDPETRDMVRKAGGLQPLVSIISDPNNRADKDLLAATTGAIWKTAITPENVQRFDQMQAINVLVKLLESPDEDERVLSNVVGALCEFLKFSHNRDVLRRSGGIPYIVNLLNYTYPPLLENLPMVLHECAEDEDSMRILEDVDGVRLIWSLLKNKSLQVQANAAWCLVPCIRNALDSGEMVRSFVGGLEIIVQLLKSDDVRVLGCVCAAIAEIAKDIENLAVISDHGVVPRLVDLIATEDVFLREHLCSAIAFCCAWGSNCKMFGRLGAITPLVGYMADNNEKVNRTAAIALFHLSENPFNCITMHESGVVIFLLRSVTSEDHELQEAAAGCLANIRKLALEAETTHLIRKKDTSSESSDDD, from the exons ATGACCACTTTCACACTCAGAACTCCTTCCTCTTCCAGTGATGAGGACCTTCTCACCAAGCTACAGACTAAAGAAGTAACTATCGACGACAGAACTGATAGTGAAGAACATGAAACGTCTAG TTCTTCATCGGAGGAAGAGATCGAATATACTAGACCATCATTCAGTGTACCACCAGAATATTGGCACATACAGAAATTGGTCAAGTTTTTGAAAACTGGAAACCAGGCTGCGACAACAGTAGCTTTATGTTGTCTGCGGGACCATGATCTGACTCATGAAGTACACCAATTTGCAATTCAG GACTGTGGAGGCATCGAAGTGCTGGTTAACCTTCTGGAAACCAAAGATTTGGAGTGCAAGTTAGGAACTCTAACCCTCCTGGTAGAAATGGCACAGAGCGAAACCATGCGAAAATGCTTGGTCGATCTGGGTTGCGTGCCGCTCCTGGTTAAGAACCTGTTAGAACCAGCAGCGGACTTGAAGATATTGGTGGGAGAAGTAATGCATCATCTTGGATTTGTCCCGAAGGCTAGAAAAGACGTAAGGCACTATGATGGCCTACCATTGCTCGTGGATCTTTTGGATGTGGATGCGAAAGTTTTGAGGACACAAAGTAAGGATTTAGCGGCTGATGAAGCGGAAACTGTTAGATTAGCTCGTTCTGCAGCAAGGGCTCTTTGGTCCATGTCGAAGAGCAAGAAGAATATGCATATCATGATGAAGAGTGGGTGTGTGGCACTGATGGCTAAGCTTTTAGG GTGCGTCCATACAGAGGTCATGATACCAATATTAGGTGCCTTATCCCAATGCGTCGTACTGCCAGCTTTTCAAATGGCTGTGTGTACGGAAAGGATGGTGGACGATATTGTGAAGAACCTTTACGAG GGTAATTCCTCAGTACAAAGATATTGCTGCGAGACTATATTTTACGCTGCAGAAGACCCTGAAACCAGAGATATGGTGAGAAAAGCCGGAGGTCTACAGCCGCTggtgtcgattataagtgatcCCAACAATAGGGCTGACAAAGATCTTCTTGCTGCTACCACTGGTGCTATCTGGAAGACAGCAATCACCCCCGAGAACGTGCAGAGATTCGACCAAATGCAAGCGATCAAT GTACTCGTGAAACTCCTGGAGAGTCCGGATGAAGACGAGAGAGTGCTGAGTAATGTGGTTGGAGCCTTGTGCGAGTTCCTCAAGTTTTCTCACAACAGAGACGTTCTAAGAAGGTCTGGGGGTATACCTTACATCGTGAACCTGCTGAATTATACTTATCCACCTCTGCTGGAGAATCTTCCTATGGTTTTACACGAATGCGCAGAAGATGAGGATTCTATGAGGATTTTGGAAGACGTGGACGGTGTCAGGCTCATTTGGTCACTCCTGAAGAACAAATCTCTTCAG GTACAAGCAAACGCCGCTTGGTGTCTGGTACCTTGCATAAGGAACGCTCTAGATTCTGGGGAGATGGTCAGGAGCTTTGTTGGAGGGCTGGAGATAATAGTCCAGCTTTTGAAGTCAGACGACGTGAGAGTTTTAGGATGTGTGTGCGCAGCAATCGCGGAAATAGCAAAGGATATCGAGAACCTCGCTGTTATATCAGACCACGGTGTTGTTCCACGTCTGGTCGATCTGATAGCAACTGAAGACGTGTTCCTGAGGGAGCATTTGTGTTCGGCCATAGCCTTCTGCTGTGCTTGGGGCTCGAACTGCAAGATGTTCGGAAG GTTGGGCGCCATAACACCTCTGGTGGGTTATATGGCGGACAACAATGAAAAAGTTAACAGGACTGCGGCCATAGCCTTATTTCATCTTTCGGAAAACCCATTCAACTGCATAACGATGCACGAAAGTGGCGTTGTCATATTTTTATTGAGGAGCGTGACGTCGGAAGACCATGAGCTACAAGAAGCTGCTGCAGGTTGCTTGGCCAATATTAGAAAGTTGGCCCTGGAAGCTGAGACTACTCATTTGATCAGGAAAAAAGACACTTCGAGTGAATCGTCAGATGACGACTAA
- the LOC123314534 gene encoding probable 60S ribosomal protein L37-A, which produces MTKGTSSFGKRRNKTHTLCRRCGRSSYHIQKSTCAQCGYPAAKMRSYNWSIKAKRRKTTGTGRMRYLKVVRRKFKNGFREGGKINKTVKSS; this is translated from the exons ATG ACGAAAGGTACATCATCCTTTGGTAAACGTAGGAATAAGACACATACTTTGTGTCGTAGATGTGGTAGATCTTCCTATCATATCCAGAAATCCACTTGTGCACAATGTGGATATCCAGCAGCAAAAATGCGATCAT ATAACTGGTCAATCAAGGCTAAAAGGAGGAAGACCACTGGTACCGGTAGAATGCGTTACCTTAAAGTTGTACGTAGGAAGTTCAAGAATGGATTCAGGGAAGGTGGCAAGATCAACAAAACTGTGAAATCATCTTAG
- the LOC123314519 gene encoding calcium release-activated calcium channel protein 1-like, which yields MSVWHSSSSLDLGKSNLVNNNLDQNSRSNLYHRPHKCKMSQMCGDELHTPRYLSWRKLHLSRAKLKASSKTSALLAGFAMVAMVELQLQTPVTIPNPILVAFAIITTLLVAVHMLALMISTCILPNIEAICSMDSISLVDESPHERLHWYIETAWAFSTLLGLLLFLAEVAILCWVKFYDINTTAAWSASIVLVPILFIFLAFAIHFYRSLVAHKYDMTVSGIRELELLKEQIDGDHQSSRANGLNELMSGVHVV from the exons ATGTCTGTCTGGCACAGCAGTAGCAGTCTCGACTTAGGCAAAAGCAACCTTGTGAATAATAATTTGGATCAAAATAGTCGTTCAAATCTTTACCATAGACCACATAAA TGTAAAATGTCTCAAATGTGCGGAGATGAACTCCACACTCCCCGTTACTTATCATGGAGAAAGTTACACCTCAGCAGGGCTAAACTGAAGGCTTCCAGTAAAACATCAGCCCTGCTAGCCGGTTTTGCGATGGTAGCCATGGTCGAACTCCAACTCCAAACCCCAGTTACGATACCAAATCCAATATTAGTAGCATTCGCCATCATCACCACTCTTCTGGTAGCCGTTCACATGCTCGCACTTATGATAAGTACCTGCATATTACCCAACATTGAAGCAATATGCAGCATGGATTCAATAAGCCTGGTTGATGAATCCCCCCATGAACGACTACACTGGTATATCGAGACCGCCTGGGCCTTCTCGACTTTGCTTGGTCTCCTTCTGTTCCTCGCGGAAGTGGCTATTTTGTGTTGGGTGAAGTTCTACGATATCAACACGACAGCAGCTTGGTCAGCCAGTATTGTTCTAGTACCTATTCTGTTTATTTTCCTAGCGTTTGCCATACACTTTTATAGGTCGCTAGTTGCGCACAAGTATGACATGACTGTATCGGGAATAAGAGAATTGGAACTGTTAAAAGAACAAATCGATGGTGACCATCAGAGTAGTAGGGCAAACGGTTTGAATGAACTCATGTCCGGTGTGCATGTTGTATGA